The following proteins are co-located in the Camarhynchus parvulus chromosome 17, STF_HiC, whole genome shotgun sequence genome:
- the GTF3C4 gene encoding general transcription factor 3C polypeptide 4 has product MVIHRTAVPAPAAACMLKVGPKKEVAECKEKFASSVDPTVSQTFMLDRVFNPEGKSLPPMRGFKYSSWSPLGCDANGRCLLAALTMDNRLSIHANLNRLQWVQLVDLTELYGERLLEAGYRLCKADTPCGELGDFPEFQRRHSMQAPVRMEWSGICTTQQVKHNNECRDVGSVLLAVLFENGNIAVWQFQLPFLGKESITSCNTIESGISSPSVLSWWEYEHNNRKMSGLIVGSAYGPVKIIPVNLKAVKGYFTLRQPVVLWQEMDQLPVHSIKCIPLYHPYQKCSCSLVVAARGPYVFWCLLLISKAGLNVHNSHVTGLHSLPIVSMTADKQNGTVYTCSSDGKVRQLIPIFTDVALKFEHQLIKLSEVFGCVRTHGIAVSPCGAYLAVITTEGMANGLHPVNKNYQVQFVTLKTFEEAAAQLLESSVQNLFRQVDLTDLVRWKILKDKHIPQFLQEALDKKIESCGSTYFWRFKLFLLRILYQSMQKAPSEVTWRPSHEDAKILISDSPGMGSTEDDQEEGTSKQASKQSLGDTGKGVDIDDTAEDSLHQSSDSGGREPMVEKLLEIQAQIEAVEMHLTREHMKRVLGEVYLHTWITENTSIPTRGVCDFLMSDDGYDDRTARVLIGHILKKMNKQTFPEHCSLCKEILPFTDRKQAVCSNGHIWLRCFLTYQSCQSLVYRRCLLHDSIARHPTPEDPEWIKRLLQGPCTFCDSPVF; this is encoded by the exons ATGGTCATCCACCGCACCGCCGtgcccgcgcccgccgccgcctgcATGCTCAAG gTCGGCCCAAAGAAGGAGGTGGCTGAGTGCAAGGAGAAATTCGCCAGCTCAGTGGATCCCACTGTCAGCCAGACGTTTATGCTGGACCGAGTGTTCAACCCCGAGGGGAAGTCCCTGCCACCCATGCGGGGTTTCAAATATTCCAGCTGGTCCCCTCTGGGCTGTGACGCCAACGGGAGGtgcctgctggctgccctgACCATGGACAACCGCCTGAGCATCCACGCCAACCTCAACCGGCTGCAGTGGGTGCAGCTGGTGGACCTGACCGAGCTGTACGGCGAGCGCCTGTTGGAGGCAGGTTACAGACTGTGCAAGGCTGACACTCCCTGCGGGGAGCTGGGAGATTTCCCTGAGTTCCAGCGGCGGCACAGCATGCAGGCCCCGGTGCGCATGGAGTGGTCGGGCATCTGCACCACCCAGCAGGTGAAGCACAACAACGAGTGCCGGGATGTGGGCAGcgtgctgctggctgtgctctttGAAAACGGGAACATCGCCGTGTGGCAGTTCCAGCTGCCCTTCCTGGGGAAGGAATCCATCACTTCCTGCAACACCATCGAGTCGGGAATAAGCTCCCCCAGCGTGTTGTCCTGGTGGGAGTACGAGCACAACAACCGCAAGATGAGCGGGCTGATCGTGGGCAGCGCCTATGGCCCGGTGAAGATCATCCCTGTCAACCTCAAGGCGGTCAAAGGCTACTTCACGCTGAGACAGCCCGTGGTCCTGTGGCAGGAGATGGACCAGCTGCCTGTGCACAGCATCAAATGCATCCCTCTCTACCACCCCTAccagaaatgcagctgcagcctggtggTGGCTGCGAGAGGCCCTTACGTGTTCTGGTGCCTCCTGCTGATATCCAAAGCAGGGCTGAACGTGCACAACTCCCACGTGACTGGGCTCCACTCCTTGCCCATTGTCTCCATGACTGCAGACAAGCAGAACGGCACGGTGTACACCTGCTCCAGCGATGGCAAGGTCAGGCAGCTCATCCCCATATTCACAGACGTTGCTTTAAAGTTTGAGCACCAGCTGATAAAGCTCTCGGAGGTGTTTGGCTGTGTCAGGACTCACGGGATCGCTGTCAGCCCCTGTGGGGCGTACCTGGCGGTCATCACCACCGAGGGCATGGCCAACGGGCTGCACCCCGTCAACAAAAACTACCAGGTTCAGTTTGTCACCCTCAAGACTTTTGAGgaggcagctgcacagctcttgGAATCTTCTGTTCAGAATCTTTTCAGGCAAGTGGACTTGACGGATCTTGTACGCTGGAAAATCTTGAAGGATAAGCACATTCCTCAGTTCTTACAGGAAGCACTGGATAAAAAGATAGAGAGCTGTGGTTCCACTTACTTCTGGAGGTTTAAGTTGTTTCTCTTGAGGATTTTGTACCAGTCGATGCAGAAAGCCCCCTCAGAGGTCACGTGGAGACCTTCACATGAGGATGCCAAAATCTTGATATCAGATtcccctgggatgggcagcacTGAAGATGATCAAGAGGAAGGAACTTCAAAACAAGCCAgcaagcagagcctgggggaCACAGGCAAAGGTGTGGACATTGATGACACTGCAGAGGATTCTCTCCATCAGTCAAGTGACTCTGGAGGCCGTGAGCCAATGGTAGAAAAGCTTCTTGAAATACAGGCACAGATTGAGGCCGTAGAAATGCACTTGACACGAGAACACATGAAACGGGTGTTGGGAGAAGTTTACCTGCACACGTGGATTACAGAGAACACCAGCATTCCCACCAGAGGAGTCTGTGACTTCCTAATGTCTGATGATGGCTATGATGACAGAACAGCACGA GTGCTGATTGGGCACATCCTGAAGAAGATGAACAAGCAGACCttccctgagcactgcagtTTGTGCAAGGAGATCCTGCCCTTCACCGACCGCAAGCAGGCTGTGTGCTCCAACGGCCACATTTGGCTCAG GTGCTTTCTAACCTACCAGTCCTGCCAGAGTTTGGTGTACAGGAGGTGTTTGCTTCATGACAGCATTGCACGGCACCCAACCCCAGAAG ATCCTGAATGGATCAAGAGGTTATTGCAGGGACCTTGCACCTTCTGTGATTCTCCTGTGTTCTAG